Proteins from a single region of Erythrobacter sp.:
- a CDS encoding DUF1993 family protein has translation MSYATAALATYANMLGTLDNLVVKASAHEKGAALLQARLAEDMFPLHTQIRFTIAQVLIALDRLGNLGLTLDESEITSFPDARARIAAARDLVIATDPATWPSAGDTVEFDLPNGMAFTMQAHEYCRDWATAQFYFHLMSVYAILRAEGVPIGKADYVPYMMKYLKQPAGA, from the coding sequence ATGTCCTATGCCACCGCTGCGCTGGCCACCTATGCCAATATGCTCGGCACGCTCGACAACCTCGTCGTCAAGGCGAGCGCGCATGAAAAGGGCGCCGCGCTGCTGCAGGCGCGGCTGGCCGAGGACATGTTCCCGCTCCACACCCAGATCCGCTTCACCATCGCGCAGGTGCTGATCGCGCTCGACCGGTTGGGCAATCTCGGCCTCACTCTCGACGAGAGCGAGATCACCAGCTTCCCCGATGCCCGCGCGCGGATAGCCGCGGCGCGCGATCTGGTGATTGCGACCGATCCCGCCACCTGGCCCTCCGCGGGCGATACCGTGGAATTCGATCTGCCCAATGGCATGGCCTTCACGATGCAGGCACACGAATATTGCCGCGACTGGGCGACCGCGCAGTTCTATTTCCACCTGATGAGCGTCTACGCGATCCTGCGCGCCGAGGGCGTGCCGATCGGCAAGGCCGACTACGTGCCCTACATGATGAAATATCTGAAGCAGCCCGCAGGAGCCTGA
- the clpA gene encoding ATP-dependent Clp protease ATP-binding subunit ClpA: protein MPSFAQNLERTLHNALGNASERKHEYATLEHLLLALIDDEDAAQVMAACGVDLAELGEVVKQYLDQEYQSLKTEDGADPQPTAGFQRVIQRAILHVQSSGKDTVTGANVLVALFSERDSYAVYFLQQQDMSRLDAVSYISHGIGKGGRQIESKGTPQGTDKAEDTAQTSKEAGGNKKETALDQFTVNLNAKAENGKIDPLIGRGPEVDRTIQILCRRSKNNPLYVGDPGVGKTAIAEGLARKIVEGDVPEVLREAVIYSLDMGALLAGTRYRGDFEERLKQVVSELEQMPHAVLFIDEIHTVIGAGATSGGAMDASNLLKPALSSGAIRCIGSTTYKEFRNHFEKDRALLRRFQKIDVNEPTIEDTIAILKGLRSAFEEHHKVKYTSDAIKTAVELSARYINDRKLPDKAIDVIDEVGAMQMLVPPSRRKKTITAREIEQVIATMARIPPKSVSKDDKKALENLERDLKHVVFGQDEAITRLATAMKLSRAGLRDPDKPIGSFLFSGPTGVGKTEVARQLASIMGIELKRFDMSEYMERHSVSRLIGAPPGYVGYDQGGLLTDAVDQNPHCVLLLDEIEKAHPDLFNILLQVMDNGRLTDHHGKTVDFRNVVLIMTTNAGASDMARSGIGFGDVSKADAGTEAVNKMFTPEFRNRLDAIVPFAYLGKSIVARVVDKFILQLELQLAEQNVHIQFDSDARTWLGDKGYDKLYGARPMARLIQDKIKQPLAEELLFGKLSDGGEVHVSIKDGKPAFEMTPAPPKVKPAKKKAAKKPAAKKPATETDEG, encoded by the coding sequence ATGCCCAGCTTCGCACAGAACCTCGAACGGACCCTGCACAATGCGCTCGGCAACGCATCTGAGCGCAAGCATGAATATGCGACGCTCGAGCACCTGTTGCTGGCGCTGATCGATGATGAGGACGCGGCCCAGGTGATGGCCGCCTGCGGGGTCGACCTTGCCGAACTGGGCGAGGTGGTGAAGCAGTATCTCGATCAGGAATACCAGTCCCTCAAGACCGAGGACGGCGCAGATCCGCAGCCCACCGCAGGCTTCCAGCGGGTGATCCAGCGCGCGATCCTGCATGTGCAGTCTTCGGGCAAGGATACGGTGACCGGCGCCAACGTGCTGGTCGCGCTGTTTTCCGAGCGCGATTCCTACGCGGTCTATTTCCTCCAGCAGCAGGACATGAGCCGTCTGGATGCGGTGAGCTACATCAGCCACGGCATCGGCAAGGGCGGCCGCCAGATCGAGAGCAAGGGCACCCCGCAAGGCACCGACAAGGCCGAGGACACCGCGCAGACCAGCAAGGAAGCCGGCGGCAACAAGAAGGAAACCGCGCTCGACCAGTTCACGGTGAACCTCAATGCCAAGGCGGAAAACGGCAAGATCGATCCGCTGATCGGGCGCGGGCCCGAGGTGGACCGGACGATCCAGATCCTGTGCCGCCGGTCCAAGAACAACCCGCTCTATGTCGGCGATCCCGGCGTCGGGAAGACCGCGATTGCCGAAGGTCTCGCGCGCAAGATCGTCGAAGGCGATGTGCCCGAAGTGCTGCGCGAAGCGGTGATCTACTCGCTCGACATGGGCGCGTTGCTGGCCGGCACGCGCTATCGCGGCGATTTTGAAGAGCGGCTGAAGCAGGTGGTCTCCGAGCTTGAGCAGATGCCTCACGCGGTGCTGTTCATCGACGAGATCCACACCGTGATCGGCGCGGGCGCAACCAGCGGCGGGGCGATGGACGCCTCGAACCTGCTGAAGCCCGCGCTCTCCAGCGGGGCGATCCGCTGCATCGGCTCGACCACCTACAAGGAATTCCGCAACCACTTCGAAAAGGACCGCGCCCTGCTGCGCCGGTTCCAGAAGATCGACGTGAACGAGCCGACCATCGAGGACACCATCGCGATCCTCAAGGGGCTGCGGTCTGCCTTCGAGGAACACCACAAGGTCAAGTACACTTCCGATGCGATCAAGACCGCGGTCGAGCTGTCGGCGCGCTACATCAATGATCGCAAGCTGCCCGACAAGGCGATCGACGTGATCGACGAAGTCGGCGCGATGCAGATGCTGGTGCCGCCCAGCCGCCGCAAGAAGACCATCACCGCGCGCGAGATCGAACAGGTGATCGCGACGATGGCGCGCATCCCGCCCAAGTCCGTGTCGAAGGACGACAAGAAGGCGCTCGAAAACCTCGAACGCGATCTGAAGCACGTGGTGTTCGGGCAGGACGAGGCGATCACCCGCCTCGCCACCGCCATGAAGCTCAGCCGTGCAGGCCTGCGCGATCCGGACAAGCCGATCGGCTCCTTCCTGTTCTCCGGCCCCACCGGCGTCGGCAAGACCGAAGTCGCCCGCCAGCTCGCCAGCATCATGGGCATCGAGCTGAAGCGCTTCGACATGTCGGAATATATGGAGCGGCACTCGGTCAGCCGCCTGATCGGCGCGCCTCCGGGCTATGTCGGCTATGATCAGGGCGGTCTGCTTACCGATGCGGTCGACCAGAACCCGCATTGCGTGCTGCTGCTCGACGAAATCGAGAAGGCGCATCCGGATCTGTTCAACATCCTGTTGCAGGTGATGGATAATGGCCGCCTGACCGATCACCACGGCAAGACGGTCGATTTCCGCAATGTCGTGCTGATCATGACGACCAATGCCGGCGCGTCCGACATGGCGCGCAGCGGGATCGGCTTTGGCGATGTGTCGAAGGCCGATGCCGGGACCGAGGCGGTGAACAAGATGTTCACACCGGAATTCCGCAACCGCCTCGATGCGATCGTGCCCTTCGCCTATCTGGGCAAGAGCATCGTCGCGCGCGTGGTCGACAAGTTCATCCTCCAGCTCGAATTGCAGCTGGCCGAGCAGAACGTCCACATCCAGTTCGACAGCGATGCCCGCACCTGGCTCGGCGACAAGGGCTATGACAAGCTCTACGGCGCGCGTCCGATGGCCCGCCTGATCCAGGACAAGATCAAGCAGCCGCTCGCCGAGGAACTGCTGTTCGGCAAGCTGTCGGACGGCGGCGAGGTCCATGTCAGCATCAAGGACGGCAAGCCCGCCTTCGAAATGACTCCGGCCCCGCCCAAGGTGAAGCCCGCGAAGAAGAAGGCCGCGAAAAAGCCCGCCGCCAAGAAGCCCGCGACGGAAACCGACGAGGGCTGA
- a CDS encoding YoaK family protein, with amino-acid sequence MHRYDPARQRLALGLAGLAGLVDATGFVVAGGYFTSFMSGNTTRMGVELVERPALALAPLGLIGCFLAGVIGGAMVGKRVRGRHKRVLLGLVAIMLGAGAGLLAAGLPLPFLALSAMAMGCANNVFVRDGEVTVGVTYMTGALVRFGQGIAARLAGEPLTSTRGYGLLWSALATGAAAGGALCVAAPLLAAGLAVCSALVLWGFAFRVER; translated from the coding sequence ATGCACCGCTACGATCCCGCCCGCCAACGCCTCGCACTCGGCCTTGCCGGGCTGGCGGGGCTGGTGGATGCGACCGGGTTCGTGGTGGCGGGGGGCTATTTCACCTCCTTTATGTCGGGCAACACCACCCGCATGGGGGTGGAGCTGGTGGAGCGTCCCGCGCTGGCGCTGGCGCCGCTGGGGCTGATCGGGTGCTTTCTGGCAGGCGTGATTGGCGGTGCCATGGTCGGCAAGCGGGTTCGCGGGCGGCACAAGCGGGTGCTGCTCGGACTGGTCGCCATCATGCTGGGCGCAGGCGCGGGATTGCTGGCGGCGGGCCTGCCGCTGCCGTTCCTCGCGCTGTCGGCGATGGCGATGGGCTGCGCCAATAATGTCTTCGTGCGCGACGGGGAGGTGACTGTCGGCGTGACCTACATGACCGGCGCGCTGGTGCGCTTCGGGCAGGGCATTGCCGCCAGACTGGCAGGCGAGCCGCTGACGTCAACGCGCGGTTATGGCCTGTTGTGGAGCGCGCTGGCGACCGGCGCGGCGGCGGGCGGGGCCTTGTGTGTGGCCGCGCCGCTGCTCGCGGCAGGCCTCGCCGTCTGTTCTGCGCTGGTCTTGTGGGGGTTCGCCTTCAGGGTCGAGCGCTAG
- a CDS encoding DUF1192 family protein, translating to MEEPDLPRPRGDAASRLAAEDLGPYSQAELDERIALLEAEIARVAAHKSKAAAHRAAADALFGKGSG from the coding sequence ATGGAAGAACCCGATCTCCCGAGACCCAGAGGGGACGCGGCGAGCCGCCTCGCAGCCGAGGATCTCGGCCCCTATTCGCAAGCCGAACTGGACGAGCGGATTGCCCTGCTCGAAGCGGAAATCGCCCGGGTTGCCGCGCACAAGAGCAAAGCCGCCGCCCATCGCGCCGCTGCCGACGCCCTGTTCGGGAAAGGCAGCGGGTGA
- a CDS encoding NAD(P)H-quinone oxidoreductase, protein MGDAARYELPGTMTAIGFDAPGGPDVLRTEVVELPRLRPDDVLIRVAYAGVNRPDCLQRAGAYPPPPGASPLLGLEVSGEIVAVGNEVPREMIGQYVAALTPGGGYAEYCAAHWQHCLPVPEGMLLAEAAALPETLFTVWHNLFERGLARDGESVLIHGGTSGIGTMAIMLGKAFGMQVIVTCGDKPKCDAATRIGADLAINYREADYVEAVLAATGGKGVNVVLDMVSGDYVARNLRCMAEDGCHVTIAVLGGAKADINMAVVMMRRLTLTGSTLRPRSDAFKSALADEIAANAWPLFVDGELSPVMDMTFPLAEAAAAHARMEAGEHVGKIVLEVAGG, encoded by the coding sequence ATGGGCGACGCGGCACGATACGAGCTTCCGGGCACCATGACCGCGATCGGGTTCGACGCGCCCGGCGGGCCGGATGTGCTGCGGACCGAGGTGGTGGAGCTGCCGCGCCTGCGCCCCGATGATGTGCTGATCCGCGTCGCCTATGCCGGGGTAAACCGCCCCGATTGCTTGCAGCGCGCCGGTGCCTATCCCCCGCCGCCGGGCGCTTCGCCGCTGCTGGGGCTGGAGGTATCGGGCGAGATCGTGGCGGTGGGCAACGAAGTCCCGCGCGAGATGATCGGCCAATATGTGGCCGCCCTCACGCCCGGCGGAGGCTATGCGGAATATTGCGCGGCGCATTGGCAGCACTGCCTGCCCGTGCCCGAAGGGATGCTGCTGGCCGAAGCCGCCGCTCTGCCCGAGACCCTGTTCACCGTGTGGCACAACCTGTTCGAGCGCGGCCTTGCGCGCGACGGGGAGAGCGTGCTGATCCACGGCGGCACCAGCGGGATCGGCACGATGGCGATCATGCTCGGCAAGGCGTTCGGGATGCAGGTGATCGTGACCTGCGGCGACAAACCCAAGTGCGACGCCGCCACCCGCATCGGCGCCGACCTTGCGATCAATTACCGCGAGGCCGACTATGTCGAGGCGGTGCTGGCGGCGACCGGCGGCAAGGGCGTCAATGTGGTGCTCGACATGGTCTCGGGCGATTATGTCGCGCGCAATTTGCGCTGCATGGCCGAGGATGGCTGCCACGTCACCATCGCGGTGCTCGGCGGCGCGAAGGCCGACATCAATATGGCGGTGGTGATGATGCGCCGCCTGACCCTCACCGGATCGACCCTGCGCCCGCGCTCTGACGCGTTCAAATCCGCGCTGGCGGACGAAATCGCCGCCAACGCCTGGCCGTTGTTCGTCGATGGCGAACTCTCGCCGGTGATGGACATGACCTTCCCCCTCGCCGAAGCGGCCGCCGCCCATGCGCGGATGGAAGCGGGCGAACATGTCGGCAAGATCGTGCTGGAAGTCGCCGGTGGCTGA
- a CDS encoding ligase-associated DNA damage response exonuclease, whose translation MTAPFSWIRPEPQGIYIAPADVWIDPSRPVPRALVTHGHADHARGGHGQTIATPATLAIMELRYNTREGAVPAAYGERVSLGGGVTATFVPAGHVLGSAQILLEHAGERVIITGDYKRAPDPTCEAFAVTPCDIFITEATFGLPVFAHPPIRDEIAKLLKSLEGEPESCVLVGAYALGKAQRVIAELRAAGHHDVIWLHGAMEAMCRLYEELGVALGDLRLVSDAPSKEALRGHIILAPPAALNDRWSRRLPDPVTAMASGWMRVRGRARQRGVELPLVISDHADWGELTQTIAEVNPQETWITHGREEALLRWCALNQRRARALALVGYEDEDD comes from the coding sequence ATGACCGCGCCCTTCTCATGGATCCGGCCCGAGCCACAGGGCATCTACATCGCACCCGCCGATGTGTGGATCGATCCCTCGCGTCCCGTGCCGCGCGCGCTCGTCACCCATGGTCACGCCGATCACGCACGCGGCGGGCACGGGCAGACCATCGCCACCCCGGCGACGCTGGCGATCATGGAGCTGCGCTACAACACCCGCGAGGGCGCGGTTCCGGCGGCCTATGGCGAGCGCGTGAGCCTTGGCGGCGGTGTGACCGCGACCTTCGTTCCCGCAGGCCACGTGCTCGGGAGCGCGCAAATCCTGCTCGAACACGCGGGCGAGCGGGTCATCATCACCGGCGATTACAAGCGTGCCCCCGATCCGACCTGCGAGGCCTTCGCCGTCACCCCCTGCGATATCTTCATCACCGAAGCGACATTCGGCCTGCCGGTCTTCGCGCATCCGCCGATCCGTGATGAAATCGCCAAGCTATTGAAATCGCTGGAGGGTGAGCCGGAAAGCTGCGTCCTCGTCGGCGCCTATGCGCTGGGCAAGGCGCAACGGGTGATCGCTGAATTGCGTGCCGCGGGACATCATGACGTCATCTGGCTGCACGGCGCGATGGAGGCCATGTGCCGGCTTTACGAGGAGCTCGGCGTGGCGCTGGGCGATCTGCGGTTGGTAAGCGATGCGCCCTCGAAGGAGGCGCTGCGCGGCCACATCATCCTCGCCCCGCCTGCCGCGCTCAATGATCGCTGGAGCCGCCGCCTGCCCGATCCGGTCACCGCCATGGCGAGCGGCTGGATGCGGGTGCGCGGCCGCGCGCGGCAGCGCGGGGTCGAGCTGCCGCTGGTGATTTCCGATCATGCCGACTGGGGCGAATTGACGCAGACCATCGCCGAGGTGAACCCGCAGGAAACCTGGATCACCCATGGCCGCGAGGAGGCCCTGCTACGCTGGTGCGCGCTGAACCAGCGCCGCGCCCGTGCGCTGGCGCTGGTTGGTTACGAGGACGAGGATGACTGA
- a CDS encoding DUF167 domain-containing protein, whose amino-acid sequence MARPPALLPDADALRARIDARGRLAVRVTPGAREESVTLTPEAVLVKVRAPADKGAANQAVLEVMARALGLAPSRVVLERGGTARQKVLAVTL is encoded by the coding sequence ATGGCGCGTCCCCCGGCGCTTTTGCCGGATGCAGATGCGCTGCGGGCGCGGATTGATGCGCGGGGCCGTCTCGCCGTCAGGGTCACCCCCGGCGCGCGCGAGGAGAGCGTGACCCTCACCCCCGAGGCCGTGCTGGTGAAGGTGCGCGCCCCAGCCGACAAGGGTGCGGCCAATCAGGCGGTGCTGGAGGTGATGGCGCGGGCGCTCGGGCTGGCGCCCTCGCGGGTGGTGCTGGAGCGTGGCGGAACCGCGCGTCAGAAGGTGCTGGCAGTAACGCTCTAG
- a CDS encoding cisplatin damage response ATP-dependent DNA ligase, with the protein MEAFAALLDALVYTTSRNRKLALIAAYLRTAPDPDRGWALAGLTGGLDFPSVKSSTIRNLMMERIDPVLWTLSRDFVGDTAETASLLWPAPDGAAPQGDLSLAEVVERLSGLTRTTAPKELPALFDRLDARGRFALIKLATGGMRMGVSARLAKTGFAQAFDVAVEEVEEYWHALSAPYTELFDWAASGAPPPDLANVPRFRPFMLAHPLEDAEVDLADYAAEWKWDGIRVQLVKAGGETRVYSRSGDDISATFPELLDVLPFDAVLDGELLVRANTQLGRAQGGEAGGAASFNALQQRLGRKSVSTRMLRDYPAFVRLYDVMLADGTDWREHPWKLRRATLEGLMARLPESHFDLSALVEAEDFAHLARIRDTARDEAIEGLMLKHRESAYVAGRRAGQWFKWKRDPLLIDCVLMYAQRGSGKRSSFYSDYTFGCWAGDPDAGAELLPVGKAYSGFTDAELKQLDRFIRQNTIAKFGPVREVTRALVFEVAFDSVHTSKRHKSGLAMRFPRIHRIRWDKPAHEADRIEGLRALIKD; encoded by the coding sequence ATGGAGGCATTCGCCGCCCTGCTCGACGCGCTGGTCTACACCACCAGCCGCAATCGCAAGCTGGCGCTGATCGCGGCATACCTGCGCACCGCGCCCGATCCCGACCGCGGCTGGGCGCTGGCGGGGCTGACCGGCGGGCTCGATTTTCCGAGCGTCAAATCCTCGACCATCCGCAATCTGATGATGGAACGGATCGATCCGGTGCTTTGGACGCTCAGCCGGGATTTCGTCGGCGATACGGCCGAAACCGCGAGCCTGCTCTGGCCCGCGCCCGATGGGGCCGCACCGCAAGGCGATCTTTCGCTCGCCGAAGTGGTGGAGCGGCTTTCCGGCCTCACCCGCACCACCGCCCCCAAGGAACTCCCCGCGCTGTTCGACCGGCTCGATGCGCGCGGGCGCTTTGCCCTGATCAAGCTCGCCACCGGCGGGATGCGCATGGGCGTCTCGGCACGCCTGGCCAAGACGGGTTTCGCACAGGCCTTCGATGTCGCAGTCGAGGAGGTGGAGGAATATTGGCACGCCCTCAGCGCCCCCTACACCGAACTTTTCGATTGGGCGGCAAGCGGCGCGCCCCCGCCCGATCTCGCCAATGTGCCGCGCTTCCGGCCCTTCATGCTCGCCCACCCGCTGGAGGACGCTGAAGTCGATCTCGCCGACTATGCCGCCGAGTGGAAGTGGGACGGGATCCGCGTGCAGCTGGTCAAAGCAGGCGGGGAAACGCGGGTCTATTCGCGCTCGGGCGACGATATCTCCGCGACGTTCCCCGAATTGCTCGATGTGCTGCCCTTCGACGCGGTGCTCGACGGGGAATTGCTGGTGCGGGCCAATACCCAACTGGGACGCGCACAAGGCGGCGAAGCGGGGGGTGCGGCGAGTTTCAACGCGCTCCAGCAGCGGTTGGGGCGCAAGAGCGTCTCGACCAGGATGCTGCGCGACTACCCCGCCTTCGTGCGCCTCTATGACGTCATGCTCGCCGACGGCACGGATTGGCGCGAGCACCCGTGGAAGTTGCGCCGCGCAACTTTGGAGGGGCTGATGGCGCGGCTGCCGGAGAGCCATTTCGATCTGTCCGCGCTGGTCGAGGCGGAGGATTTCGCCCACCTCGCCCGCATCCGCGACACCGCGCGCGACGAGGCGATCGAAGGCCTGATGCTCAAGCACCGGGAGAGCGCCTATGTCGCCGGACGCCGCGCCGGACAGTGGTTCAAATGGAAGCGCGATCCGCTGCTGATCGACTGCGTGCTGATGTATGCCCAGCGCGGCAGCGGCAAGCGCAGCAGCTTCTATTCCGATTACACCTTCGGCTGCTGGGCGGGCGACCCTGATGCCGGAGCCGAGCTGCTCCCCGTGGGCAAGGCCTATTCGGGCTTCACCGATGCCGAGCTGAAGCAGCTCGACCGCTTCATCCGGCAGAACACCATCGCCAAGTTCGGCCCCGTGCGCGAGGTGACGCGGGCGCTGGTGTTCGAGGTGGCATTCGATTCGGTCCACACCAGCAAGCGCCACAAGAGCGGCCTCGCCATGCGCTTCCCCCGCATCCACCGCATCCGCTGGGACAAGCCCGCGCATGAGGCGGACCGGATCGAGGGGTTGAGGGCGTTGATAAAGGACTGA
- a CDS encoding UDP-2,3-diacylglucosamine diphosphatase, with protein MTSADLTDILGDNIASFPLTAPRVPEPEGNARRSYRTIWISDVHLGTRGCNAELLIDFLDHVDSETMYLVGDIIDGWRLKKKFYWPAAHNDIVWRIMKRARRGTRVVYIPGNHDEMFRQFTGLNFGGIEIRRAAFHDTADGRRLMVLHGDEFDAVMLSHRWLAFVGDHAYHLMMRLNLVVNRVRGWLGKPYWSLSKAAKHKVKNAVEFIGKYEEVVARAAGERGVDGVVCGHIHTAEFRQFEHHGRPIEYWNDGDWVEGCNALVEHHDGRMEILHWPEEMKRRVAGEIAPEPAETAREAA; from the coding sequence ATGACGAGTGCTGACCTCACCGACATCCTCGGCGACAACATCGCCAGCTTCCCGCTTACTGCCCCTCGCGTGCCCGAGCCCGAGGGCAACGCCCGGCGTTCCTATCGCACGATCTGGATCAGCGACGTCCACCTCGGCACGCGCGGCTGCAATGCCGAGCTGCTGATCGACTTCCTCGACCATGTCGACAGCGAGACCATGTACCTCGTGGGCGACATCATCGACGGCTGGCGCCTGAAGAAGAAGTTCTACTGGCCCGCCGCGCACAATGACATCGTCTGGCGCATCATGAAGCGCGCCCGGCGCGGCACGCGGGTGGTCTATATCCCGGGCAATCACGACGAGATGTTCCGCCAGTTCACCGGGCTCAATTTCGGCGGGATCGAGATCCGCCGCGCCGCCTTTCACGACACCGCCGATGGCCGCCGCCTGATGGTGCTGCACGGCGACGAGTTCGACGCGGTGATGCTCTCGCACCGCTGGCTCGCCTTCGTGGGGGACCATGCCTACCACCTGATGATGCGCCTCAACCTGGTGGTGAACCGGGTGCGCGGCTGGCTGGGCAAGCCCTATTGGTCGCTGTCCAAGGCGGCCAAGCACAAGGTCAAGAACGCCGTCGAATTCATCGGCAAGTACGAGGAAGTCGTCGCCCGTGCGGCAGGCGAGCGCGGCGTGGACGGGGTGGTGTGCGGCCACATCCACACCGCCGAGTTCCGCCAGTTCGAACACCACGGCCGCCCGATCGAATACTGGAACGATGGCGACTGGGTGGAAGGCTGCAACGCGCTGGTCGAACATCACGACGGGCGGATGGAGATCCTCCACTGGCCTGAGGAAATGAAGCGCCGCGTCGCCGGGGAGATCGCCCCCGAACCGGCCGAAACCGCGCGCGAGGCGGCGTGA
- a CDS encoding glycosyltransferase family 1 protein yields MNALAHFAPEAPLPASIAIVTDAWHPQTNGVVRTLSTTAEMLRRWGHQVTVISPETYPSLPAPTYPEIRLALTAPGAVGRRLAKIAPDAVHIATEGPLGLAARAYCLRRKVPFTTAYHTQFPDYLARRTGLPASVFWPYIRWFHRPAQAIMVATETIRACLREQGLTHLSHWSRGVDLACFTPQAAPPPEYAQAEGPILLYVGRVAVEKNIEAFLACPYPGTKVVVGDGPARAALEAQFPDALFLGKQTGAALAGCYAGADVFVFPSRTDTFGLVMIEALACGTPVAAFPVPGPLDILNDSVGAMAEDLARAIDAARYCDPAACIAHAASYSWEAATRQFLSGLAALKEEEVGALAFA; encoded by the coding sequence GTGAACGCGCTCGCCCATTTCGCACCCGAGGCTCCGCTCCCCGCCTCCATCGCTATCGTCACCGATGCCTGGCACCCGCAGACCAATGGCGTGGTGCGCACGCTCTCGACCACGGCAGAGATGCTGCGCCGATGGGGCCATCAGGTCACGGTCATCTCGCCCGAGACCTATCCCTCCCTCCCTGCGCCGACCTATCCCGAGATCCGCCTTGCGCTGACGGCGCCCGGTGCGGTCGGGCGGCGGCTGGCCAAAATCGCGCCCGATGCGGTGCACATCGCCACCGAAGGCCCGCTGGGCCTTGCCGCGCGTGCCTATTGCCTTAGGCGCAAGGTGCCCTTCACCACCGCCTATCACACCCAGTTCCCCGATTACCTCGCGCGCCGCACCGGGCTGCCGGCGAGCGTCTTCTGGCCCTATATCCGCTGGTTCCACCGCCCCGCGCAGGCGATCATGGTGGCGACCGAGACGATCCGCGCGTGCTTGCGCGAACAGGGCCTCACCCATCTCAGCCACTGGAGCCGCGGGGTCGATCTCGCCTGCTTCACCCCGCAAGCCGCCCCGCCGCCCGAATATGCGCAGGCGGAAGGGCCGATCCTGCTCTATGTCGGGCGGGTCGCGGTGGAGAAGAACATCGAGGCCTTTCTCGCCTGCCCCTATCCCGGCACGAAGGTGGTGGTGGGCGACGGCCCGGCCCGCGCGGCGCTGGAAGCGCAGTTTCCCGACGCGCTGTTCCTCGGCAAGCAGACCGGGGCGGCGCTGGCGGGCTGCTATGCCGGGGCGGACGTGTTTGTCTTCCCGAGCCGCACCGACACCTTCGGCCTGGTGATGATCGAGGCGCTGGCCTGCGGCACGCCGGTCGCCGCCTTTCCTGTGCCGGGTCCGCTCGACATTCTGAATGACAGCGTCGGCGCGATGGCCGAAGACCTCGCCCGCGCCATCGACGCCGCCCGCTATTGCGACCCTGCCGCCTGCATCGCCCATGCTGCCAGCTACAGTTGGGAAGCGGCGACGCGGCAATTCCTCTCCGGTCTCGCGGCGCTCAAGGAAGAGGAAGTCGGCGCGCTTGCTTTTGCTTAG
- a CDS encoding glutathione S-transferase family protein — MAEALTLHEDPRSGNCYKIKLTAALLGLPLATRAYDIMQGETRTPEFLATVNANGRIPVLQIDASEGARFLPESNAACWYLAHRSALVPQERFAQADMLRWMFFEQYNHEPNVATLRFWRHFVGEANLSEQQRGQITAKHLAGCAALDLMNRHLAQSAFFCGDTLSLADIALFAYTHVADEGGFALGDHPHILAWIARVQAAPGFVPMQ; from the coding sequence GTGGCTGAGGCGCTGACCCTCCACGAGGATCCGCGCAGCGGCAATTGCTACAAGATCAAGCTCACCGCCGCGCTTCTCGGCCTGCCGCTGGCGACACGGGCCTATGACATCATGCAGGGCGAAACCCGCACGCCCGAGTTTCTCGCGACAGTGAATGCCAATGGCCGCATCCCCGTGCTCCAGATCGACGCGAGCGAGGGTGCGCGCTTCCTGCCTGAAAGCAATGCCGCCTGCTGGTATCTCGCCCATCGCTCCGCGCTGGTGCCGCAGGAGCGTTTTGCTCAGGCCGACATGCTGCGCTGGATGTTTTTCGAGCAGTACAACCACGAACCCAATGTCGCGACGCTGCGGTTCTGGCGGCACTTTGTGGGCGAGGCGAACCTGTCCGAGCAGCAGCGCGGGCAGATCACCGCCAAGCATCTGGCCGGTTGCGCCGCGCTCGATCTGATGAACCGCCACCTTGCGCAGAGCGCCTTCTTCTGCGGCGATACGCTCAGCCTCGCGGATATTGCACTGTTCGCCTATACCCATGTGGCGGACGAAGGCGGCTTTGCGCTGGGGGATCATCCGCACATTCTTGCGTGGATCGCGCGGGTACAGGCGGCGCCCGGATTCGTCCCTATGCAATGA